A portion of the Coturnix japonica isolate 7356 chromosome 4, Coturnix japonica 2.1, whole genome shotgun sequence genome contains these proteins:
- the LOC107312624 gene encoding UAP56-interacting factor-like isoform X2 codes for MEVTEPQPGPSPAAGPQPGAEEIDMSLDDIIKRHRKEQTDAKAAGDSRRQQTKNRNLAYGFGRPRFRAWMQRNLQGPNRFRRGFGQQQNNRRQFRNALPGPRRRAAAALSGVSPLNRPALAQEGNKSEDAFPKSSGGQPEARQRPPPGPRRFRAAAASTGAPGRRPFLLNRGPGFQQKRMQQRFSKAYIQRGQMDANAEGKPPRMRRWQVKPSPGAVLTVSVANPQASQTSTPGAKRPFLRSQRPPPRITKPQPKGVMLRFNFRAMANQTSLTLDERFSGLRNKRRFAAARGARRTVTMP; via the exons ATGGAGGTGACGGAGCCGCAGCCCGGTCCGAGCCCCGCGGCGGGGCCGCAGCCGGGAGCCGAAGAGATTGACATGTCCCTGG ATGACATCATCAAGCGCCACAGGAAGGAACAAACAGATGCCAAAGCTGCAGGGGACAGCCGGAGGCAGCAGACCAAGAACAGGAATTTGGCATATGGGTTTGGGCGGCCCCGCTTCCGTGCCTGGATGCAGAGGAACTTGCAAG GTCCCAACCGTTTTAGGAGAGGCTTTGGACAACAACAGAACAACCGACGGCAATTCAGGAACGCTCTGCCCGGCCCCAGgagaagagcagctgctgcattgAGTGGAGTGAGCCCTTTAAATCGCCCAGCATTGGCTCAGGAG GGCAACAAGAGTGAAGATGCTTTCCCCAAAAGCAGTGGTGGGCAGCCTGAGGCACGGCAACGGCCACCGCCTGGCCCCAGAAGgttcagagcagctgctgccagcaccggCGCGCCGGGTAGAAG GCCCTTCCTGCTGAACAGGGGACCAGGCTTCCAACAGAAGCGGATGCAGCAGCGGTTCTCCAAAGCCTACATCCAGAGAGGG CAAATGGATGCTAATGCAGAAGGGAAACCACCAAGGATGAGAAG GTGGCAAGTGAAACCCAGCCCTGGAGCAGTTCTGACAGTGTCTGTGGCTAATCCCCAGGCGAGCCAGACCAGCAC GCCTGGAGCCAAGCGCCCTTTCCTGCGAAGCCAGAGGCCCCCGCCGCGCATCACCAAGCCCCAACCCAAGGGGGTGATGCTGAGGTTCAACTTCCGTGCCATGGCCAACCAG ACCAGCCTGACGCTGGATGAGAGGTTCTCTGGGCTGAGGAATAAGAGGCGCTTTGCAGCAGCCCGCGGCGCCCGCCGGACGGTCACCATGCCCTAA
- the LOC107312624 gene encoding UAP56-interacting factor-like isoform X1, producing the protein MEVTEPQPGPSPAAGPQPGAEEIDMSLDDIIKRHRKEQTDAKAAGDSRRQQTKNRNLAYGFGRPRFRAWMQRNLQGPNRFRRGFGQQQNNRRQFRNALPGPRRRAAAALSGVSPLNRPALAQEGNKSEDAFPKSSGGQPEARQRPPPGPRRFRAAAASTGAPGRRPFLLNRGPGFQQKRMQQRFSKAYIQRGQMDANAEGKPPRMRRWQVKPSPGAVLTVSVANPQASQTSTPGAKRPFLRSQRPPPRITKPQPKGVMLRFNFRAMANQVEDHRGDRPHPAPHRSLVAWFWGCLLGLFSTTQEDSPAALLALVLTKMAAPEKTTWQLQTHPCYSCSVGPSCPICVLSFGFGGLLSATFSMFYTKRAVGRVTNPAPPSFVASSPCLDGLFAPDALCSHAICLLLFLPRTPALWGLGTAWRFFSRTQSVELLVSV; encoded by the exons ATGGAGGTGACGGAGCCGCAGCCCGGTCCGAGCCCCGCGGCGGGGCCGCAGCCGGGAGCCGAAGAGATTGACATGTCCCTGG ATGACATCATCAAGCGCCACAGGAAGGAACAAACAGATGCCAAAGCTGCAGGGGACAGCCGGAGGCAGCAGACCAAGAACAGGAATTTGGCATATGGGTTTGGGCGGCCCCGCTTCCGTGCCTGGATGCAGAGGAACTTGCAAG GTCCCAACCGTTTTAGGAGAGGCTTTGGACAACAACAGAACAACCGACGGCAATTCAGGAACGCTCTGCCCGGCCCCAGgagaagagcagctgctgcattgAGTGGAGTGAGCCCTTTAAATCGCCCAGCATTGGCTCAGGAG GGCAACAAGAGTGAAGATGCTTTCCCCAAAAGCAGTGGTGGGCAGCCTGAGGCACGGCAACGGCCACCGCCTGGCCCCAGAAGgttcagagcagctgctgccagcaccggCGCGCCGGGTAGAAG GCCCTTCCTGCTGAACAGGGGACCAGGCTTCCAACAGAAGCGGATGCAGCAGCGGTTCTCCAAAGCCTACATCCAGAGAGGG CAAATGGATGCTAATGCAGAAGGGAAACCACCAAGGATGAGAAG GTGGCAAGTGAAACCCAGCCCTGGAGCAGTTCTGACAGTGTCTGTGGCTAATCCCCAGGCGAGCCAGACCAGCAC GCCTGGAGCCAAGCGCCCTTTCCTGCGAAGCCAGAGGCCCCCGCCGCGCATCACCAAGCCCCAACCCAAGGGGGTGATGCTGAGGTTCAACTTCCGTGCCATGGCCAACCAGGTAGAGGATCACCGAGGGGACCGGCCACATCCCGCACCCCACAGGAGCCTTGTTGCTTGGTTTTggggctgcctgctgggtttATTTAGCACAACCCAGGAGGACAGTCCTGCGGCCTTGTTGGCTTTGGTGCTCACCAAAATGGCGGCACCTGAGAAGACTACTTGGCAGCTACAGACTCATCCCTGTTATTCCTGCTCTGTTGGTCCCTCTTGTCCCATTTGTGTGCTCTCTTTTGGCTTTGGAGGACTTCTCAGTGCCACGTTCTCCATGTTTTACACCAAGAGAGCCGTGGGGCGGGTCACAAATCCTGCTCCACCATCCTTCGTCGCCAGCTCTCCTTGTCTGGACGGTTTGTTTGCTCCCGACGCCCTGTGCTCACACGCCATCTGCTTGCTCCTGTTCTTGCCAAGGACGCCCGCTCTCTGGGGGCTGGGCACTGCTTGGAGGTTTTTCAGCCGCACACAGTCTGTCGAGCTCCTTGTCTCCGTGTGA